Genomic DNA from Accipiter gentilis chromosome 9, bAccGen1.1, whole genome shotgun sequence:
tctccttctcccttcccgGCGGGGAAGCGTAGGGGGGagaggccggcggcggggcgaggcggggacCCGGCCGGCTCGTCCCGCATCGCCCCTCGACGGGACGCGGGGcacggaggggggtggggggggggggtggggggggggtccgggcgGTGAAGAAGGTGTCTCTTTGTGTCCCTTCCCCTCCGCACCCTCGTCCTCCCCTTCGTCCTTCCCCTTGTAGCCGCGGAGAAATCCCTGCCGAGGGACTCGTCCCCCGCCTCGGGCACCGACCGGGACTCCCCGGAGCCGCTGCTGAAGGCGGAGGGGGAGCAGAAGGAGCTGGActccaagccccccccccccgacgagATCGTGCTGGAAGAGAGCGACTCGGAGGAGACGAAGAAAGAAGGGGGAGCGGAGGACTGGAAGAAACGGGAGGAGAGCCCGGAGAAGAAACCCTGCCGCAAGAAGAAGACGCGGACGGTGTTCAGCCGCAGCCAGGTTTTCCAGCTGGAATCCACCTTCGACATGAAGCGCTACCTGAGCAGCTCGGAACGGGCCGGCCTGGCCGCTTCCCTTCACCTGACAGAGACCCAGGTGAAGATTTGGTTCCAAAATCGCCGCAACAAGTGGAAGAGGCAACTGGCGGCCGAGCTGGAAGCCGCCAACCTCAGCCACGCCGCCGCGCAGCGCATCGTCCGCGTCCCCATCCTCTACCACGAGAACTCGGGCGCGGAGGGgagcgcggggggcggcggagccCCCGGTCCCCAATCCCTGCTCACCTTCCCTCACCCCGTCTATTATTCCCACCCCGTGGTCACCTCCGTACCGCTCCTGCGGCCCGTCTGAGGCCGCCCTGCCCCGCAAAAATTCACcgaccgaccccccccccccccaccacccctcccctaCCCATCACCCCGCTCCGTAAGTACTTTCGGCCACTCGTGGGAATCGCCCGGTTCGGCGTCcgcggagcggggagggaggggtgggatgggggacacgACACCCCTCGGCGGGTGGCGCTAGGAGGAAAGTCACgaaaatttgggggaaaaaaataaaattccaaaaaaaaaaccttaaaaaaataagggggcgggagggaaaggaaaataaggaaaatgaatGCGGGAACTTGTAGAGGACCCTGGAGCTGTCACACCTTTTGTAAACGTGGACAAAAACCGCGACGGTCTCGGtggctttagttttatttttgtaaaaaaaaaaaaaaaaaaaaaaaaaaaaggaaaaaaaaaggaaaaaaaaaaaggataataataataaaaaaatgaattaacCCAGGCCGCTCCCCTCGAGATTTGCCAAATGCTAACGGGAAGCTGAATTTCTGTTCCTTTCGGACCTCTCCTTCTGCCTCCAAATTGTTCAGGCTCCTGATCCTGTCGTGACTCAAACTTCATCGACCGCGGCTTTTCATTTAAGCAGACCTCGGTACCGAtttgcctctttgctttcccatATTTTGTACCTTTCGGTTTCTGTCACGGGACTTTATACCGAGCAAGAAACGCAGCCTCAAAGTGAACGGTTAAATACACCCGCACGCTTTGAGTGACCCTTTATTTATTATCGTTTACTTAgatatttttaattcttgtttataATTCTTGTTTTCCTAgctggtgggttgggtttttttttttccttgtaaagttATTTCggtatttggggggaaaaaaaaatctgtaccctttgctttcttttgtaatactaattattattattattactgtactTTTGAACTGTGCAATATTGTACGGCGATTCTTAAAGCACTGCTTTTATTTGAATGGGGAGGAAAGGATTTTTAGCATTGTATAATTGCGTTCGTTCATGttgtacaaaataaaataaaaaggaattaaaagcgAAGGGAAGTGAGAAGAGAGGAGCAGGGCATGGGAATAAGCATCAGCCCGGCTTATGCGAATAAATAAGGGAGGTTCGGTGAGCTGGGCGCTTTAAGTGAAGGACAATCAACTTTAGggtaattttaatttatttgatatGATGTACAGTTTCCTTCTAAAGTCCATCGAGTATGTGGATTTTAATAGGCAGAAATCAAGTGAGGAGCGGACACCTCTAGTCTCTCTCTGTCTTAGTGTCCGCTCACCTGTTGTCTGACAATTGTTTGCTGTCTTCCcaagggtttgggttggtttctttattttattttaatatccccccccccccccccctttcggTTGTACTCTCTGCCCTCTCGCTTTCTGTTAGGGATCGGTCCTATTTTTAAAACAGCCTATATTGTTATAAAGTTAATgttgtggtggaaaaaaaaaaaaataatcaataaaaccCGTTCCTTATCATTTTTTTAAGTGTGgcttcagaggggaaaaaaaaaaaaaaaaaaaaaaaaaaaaaaaaaaagaaagaaaagaagcgtTGTCTGGGAGCGCTGCGGCCCTGCTCGaccggggctgccggcgggggcggcgggcacgGAGCCGCCCCCACCGGGGGTccccgggagcggggggggggggggggtgtccggagACCCCCTCCGACGGGGGGCGGAGGGACGGGGGCTGGGCAAAgcgagggggggggacacacaccttTCCCAGCCCTGCCGCAGCCTGGAGCATCTCAGCCGGGTAACCCCGAGCGAGGAGGGGGGGTCCcagacccccagggacccccccgggATGGGTAcggaggagggcggggggggggggggtcttcgCTTCCCCCCCGAAGTCCTGGCcgcccctttctctgccccctcccccggtggggggggggggggggtgctgcccttccccttctcccctcttctcctgggggggcggggggctgccgcAGGGGGTTTGTCCAAAGGCACCCAGGGGGCTCGTgtctccaaccccccccccccccccccccggactgCGCCCCTCTGCCCCACGGCCGGAGCCGTCACTCGTGTTAATGCAGCCGGCAGGGTTATTTGGAGAGTGGATCGCTCTCCGCTTCCCGAAGATTGGCCCGAATCGACGTGTTTATAGCGCCGAGGGCAGGATTTGGGgccaaagaaatcaaaataaaactcaACGTTCCGAAAAGATAATCCTGCGTTTTCTTTTCGTTTGGGATAAAAACCCCGGCAATGGGtcgtaaatgaaaaataaacagagtTTCGGAGTCAAAATACGCCGCTCGCTGTGTCGCCTACAAACAGAGTGAtgccttttctgtttgcagtacTAACTTTGGGACAAGTCGCTTGCGGCTCATTAAAAATATTGTTGTAATAGCAAATACGTCTTTCCATTTTACAGCGCGGTAGCACGATGTTATCAAACGGCAAgcaaaataatactaaaaaaaccaaccaaacccctcaTTTATTTGTGGTCGGTACCCAGAAAACGATTCCGGACCGTCCCGGCCCTTTCCCAGCCGAGGAAGGAGCAGTTGGATCCCAGCGCCGTCACCCCCCGCTTGCGCGGCTCCGTCCCCGCAGCGCGGCCCTTACGCGGCTGCGGACACGGGTGGGCCGGCCGCGGACAGCGGGCACAGACCCGTCCTGCACGTCCCGGCGCCTTCGGGGGCATTTTCCAGGGGAAAGTTTGATCTTGGTGGGGTGTGATGGGGCTCGggtaagagctttttttttttttttttttttctaattaaggaaaaaaaaaaaataagggaggggaaggggaggggaaaaaaggggaggaaaaataaaataaaataggaaaaccGGTGCCcagtttttctgcttcttgctgcCGCGGAACCGACGGCAGACAACAAGCAGTGAAAGCTCGTAAGGAAGGTGGGCTGAGGGCGTGTGAACCCAATTCGTCGCCCCCAgacccgcacccccccccccctgcagcggggctgcccgggctgggtcaggctttttttttcccctccccaaccGGGAGACGAGCCCTCGGAGGGGGATGCTCCTTTCTGTCCTGATCCGCAACTAAACCGAGTTTGacgtttagattttttttttttattattttttttttttcccaagccttcGCAAAGTCTCCCCAAACTCCATCCTATTCCCAAACGCTCCGGCAAACCGGGAAGCGAGAGGTTGAATCTCTCCCTTCCAGGGACGAGGTGACATTTCGCGGTGGATGCCCACCGAGCGAGGGCTCTGCAGCAGACCCGGCTTTTTCCCGGCTTGAACTGAGCCGCTCTCGGACGGGGAGAGCCGGCGAGGAGCGGGACAGGCTGCCAAGGTACACCCCCCCCGTACCCCCCCTGCACACATCCCCACAcacacgaccccccccccccccccagcacccctggccCTGCTTAAACTTTCTGCAGAGCCCGCATCAACCCCCTGCGCTCAGATGAAGTGAAAGCAATCGCTTTGAGTGgcggtggggaaaaaaaaaaaaaaaaaatcatctttacaGAGACTAAAACTATTTGGCAGGGAGGTTGGTGCGATTCAGAGAAAGTTGCTTCATTCCTCTAAGCTGTTCGCAACTCCGTGGCCACTTCTGTTTACTGCTGCAACCCCGCTCGGCAAATCTCTGCCTTTGTTTGCAATTCGAGAGATAACCCGCTGCTTCTCGGCCACTGTTTTGAGCTTGGCTGAACAGAACTAGCTGGCCTGTTTGTGGTTGAAACACacatgtatttcttttatttggtAGTAAATAGAGGCTCGTTGTATATAGCAAACAACGAGGGGGGAAGATATAAACTTCCCGGCCACCAGATTTGGGGATTCAGAAGAGTTTTGCCTCCCGGAGGGCTGGAGTAGGGACGGGGCTGCGCGCTTCGGCCGCACGCTCCCAGCGAGCAAGTTTGGGaggttggtatttttttaattattcttcttATTAACTTTTTCTGCACCCCAAGACTTGCGCGTTTAGCTGGTGCAGGTTGGTGGGAAATGTTGGATTCTGCTGGCAGGGGCTGCGACGGGCAGGACGGGCGGCAGAGGTGGGGACACAGGGAGCCGCTCCCCGCTCTGGGGGAGAAATCCCACTTGAAAACATGGTGGAAATCCGTGGGGTTTGAGTTTTGGGGGGAATTgagttggtgggggttttttccccccaaatatgCTGCAAGTGTCTCTGTAATAATCACTTTAGTCTATCGACTTGGTATAGTGTGCTAACGGAATGAGAAGACCATTAAGAGCATTAACAGATTGGTACAGCATAATGCTTCAGTTCATATTGATCGCGAAACGTCTGTAAAATATTGTTTCAAATGAATCTATTGTTCCTGCGCTCTTTCGGCGGTGTTGATGACCTTGGTTTGTTCTCGCACATCCAAAAATTATCCTCTCGCCGCTCCCATAGGATTGGGAACCGGGTGGCGGGACCCGGGCCGTCCCCGTGGATCCGTCCCTACGCGAAAGCGTAGTCTGAGAGGTCGGAATCACCtcaaaaatgtggggaaaaaaaaaaaaaaaaaaaaggggggggggggggaagaagaagaaaaaaaaaaaagaaggcgaAAGGAACGGGCCCGGTGTGAGTGTGCCCCTGCTTgcgggtgtgtgtgggggggagctTGGCCAAAGCTCCCTCCGCTCCGCACCGTGCGTGGATGCGGGGGTTGAGCGCTCGGGGGCGGCtaaaaccgccccccccccctccccgggaccgCACATCCCCGGTTTAAGCCTGCAAAGTTGCCCGAAGGAGAGGTGTAAACCTGTTTACATCAATATCAAGTCgaagcggggaaggggggggtgtgtgtgtgtgtgcagatcctgcagcctttcccccggcagcccccacgCACAACCCCCCCTTATACCCCACACCCGCGTCCCGGGCCCTTCGTGACTCTGCCGAACGGGTCGTGTCTATTTTACAGCCCGAATCTGTCAATCCTTCTCGCTCGGCGCCGTGTCTCCGAATTAAAACTCCCTCGCCCCACTCCTTGTCGCTTTCCAAGGGGCCGTGGGAGGTCCGTGTCCCCctaaccccccccacacacacacacacggggacACGCGTGTCGCCCGGGCGCTCCCGCGGGCGTGGGAAGCGGCAGCTCGACGGGAATAAAAGCTCCGCTTCTCTCAGGTTTGGTCACCTGGTCTTGGCTCTCCTGAGCtctgatattttaaataaatataaagaatCTCTTGCTCTCCTCAGCTCTATTCGCCTTCATGATGGAGTGGAACCATCAGATTTTCATCAAAGTTCTATTAAGTGAAACATAGGTTGCAGGGCACCCTCTGATTGaaacagtttaaattttaattgtgtttttaatTTGACATATAGTTGCAGAAAGGAATGACACTACAACGCCAAGGGGCGGTCGATTTTCTTAATTTCTCCCAGAGGAATTGATGAGTCTATCAGGCCACTAGATTGGAAACACATTAAAGCTCTCTGGTTAGGTTGTTAATTGGAACTTGATGGATAGGGGGCCTTGGATAGGCTATGCTGATCCAATCTTCATGACTTTCTGTTTTCCAATAAATTACACGATTCATTTTCCAGCCACAGATTACATAAATTGTACACCTCTAGGGCTCTCTTTTTCAAATAGGGAGCCCTTTTCCCCAAAAGCCTATTGCGAGATGTCATTTGCACCAAAAAACGAGCAGCAgaggctcttgaatgaaaatcgAAACATAATCAACGTTTATACTTAGAAAATTTATTGAGATCATTTTCTCTGgtatttccttattttaaagtTTGGACGCgccatatatcataatccacacGTGTAAAGGGGACTGTGTTTAATATTTATCGAAGCTTGATTCCAAGATCAAACTTGTTTATGACTTCATCTGTCATTTCAGAGGGAACCTTCTCCCGATATTACGGCCGCTCAACAAGCCTATTTTCCGAGCGCTGCAAAAGCAGCGGAGATCAATTTTTATTAGGCTCCCTTTGAAAGCTTGCTCAGGGCCACTTTAATATCGAGCATTGTAATAATCTGGAGATCTAAACTTTAAGCGTTCGCTCTGTCTTTCAAAGTTTATCTTCGCCGTGGCGGTTGATCATCTGCGCCCCGACGGGACGggctgcggggcggcgggggggttggggggggtgggagagacCAGCCACGGGTTTCCCCCACGCAAAACCCTTAACGTGgcggccagcccctgccctgatGAATATTTGATCAGATGGTAATGAGAGCGTGGCTGGGCCCCCTCGGCCCGCCGGTCCTCCCCTCCCGGCAGCATCCCGCAGAACCCGCCTCGGCTTTCCTCCCCGCCGAGAGGAGCTGCCGCTTCCCAAGTTTCGCCCGAAATACTCATTTTAGGGAAATCGGGGCGTTTTCTCGCTGTGGCCGGGCACACCTCACCCCTTGCCCGCCTCCCTTGTGCATCCCACCCCGGCCAAATTCCACCTCCCCGGCCCGGGAGCATCCCCCCGGGGCCCGGCCGCAGTCACCCGGGCGTCTCCCACGGACACGACCCCCTCCGTGGAGAAGGGAAGACCCCGCGGGTGACACACCTGACCTGCTGGTGGGCTTCGAAGGAAAGGAGctctgcagcgggaggcagctggaggccagcGGTGCCACCGCTGTCTCACCTCggggggctgcccggggaagggggggggggggggggttgctccTCGGTCGTTCTCCTTCCCTCCACCGGGCCCGTCCCCACGAAGGAGCCGAGGGGCTAGCAGCCCCCAGGGGCTCTCGCCAGGCCGGGCTGGTCCCCTCGACGGCTTTtgcccggagcccccccccccccccggcttgccccgctcccccgcccgcGGGAGGGGTGCTGGGGTCTGGATTGCGGGGCCAGCCGGGGCGGCAGAGCGGGATGAAGGACGATTTCTTAAATTGTATTTCAGTGCGGGGTCTTTCCGGGTTAATGAGCTGACATCATGATTAAAGCTGACCATTTGTAATGTGTCGCGACCCTGttgaaaagcactgaaaaggttAATGTGGTAAAACAGGACAGCACCTGCCCCTcacagggagaggaggagctggaaCACTTTTCCTAATCAATTAGTCCATTAATGAGTCTATCAAGTAGTTAAGTAGTTAAAGATTATGCCGCTGGTCTGGGTAACAGTCGTCATCTCGCTATACCTAATTATATTATAAGTACTTTATTCAATATACCAGACATAATATGGTGACTCGGAGttaatgaaaatgtcattttaaaacgTCTTGACATTTGTCTCTATTGATTTGTATATTTCCAGCTCATTCTTTGCTTTCCCCGATttgatttttttggaggggggggggtgggtgggtgttatGTTTTGGAGAGGGGCAACGACCGCACCGGGAGGAGGAATCGGCAGCCGGAGCCGGGCTGCCTCGGCCGGCGTGGACCCTCGCCCCCACGCCGCTCGGGCAACCGGGGGTTAAAAAACCCGGtgccggaccccccccccccgcccccccccgctccaaGGCCAAGGGTATCGCACCTGAACACAAATACCATCAAAAACCCACCGGGATTTCCGAGCCGGAGCAGCTCCGGCCACTCGCTCCGTTCCGTCGGATGCCTCCCCAGCCGTACCCGGGGGCTGCAGcagtgtgccccccccccacttcccccgTGTTATTTTACCGGAGCTGTTGACCCCTGGCCCACGGGGTACGGGGGCTGTGGCCCAACCGGTGGCAAAACTCGCCCCGTCTTCATTAATCGACGGTATTTCCAGGCGTGGCTGGGGCGCAGCCGTCGGGGCTGGCTGCGGGCTAGGGGACAGCCCACGGACACGGGTGGCCCCAGCGGGGAGGAGGGTCGAGGGAGGGGGGTACAGCCCTTTAGAGTGGCGGCAGGGGGAGCCTGGGACCGGTGTCGTCCCCACCGGTTCCCTTTCTGCAGCTtcccgagggggggggggggcaagaaggAACCGGGCCCACTCTCGGGGCCCACGCGGCTCCGTGAGCTCCCGGGAAGGTGGGGGACCCCgggagggggggtgtccctgtcctCGGACCCTTGCTACCCCCCTTTCCATCCCGTTCCCTTGGGGGTAGGTGTGACAGAGCGACTGTCGCCCCCAGATTTCCCCTTCCACGGGAAGGAGTGGCGGGGGAAGAGCTGCCACGGCTGtgatttattccccccccctcctccccgaggGGAAGAGCCCCTGACTCCTGCCAAAGTTTATTTGGAAAGGCAGGAGGacgtcccctccctccctgctccccccgggCTTGCAGACCCCGGGAAGAAAACGCAGGAGGCATttcttgagcctttttttttttttttttttcccggctGCAGCGCAGCGCCAAAAAACTCCATTTCCCGAAGGTTTTTCCCAGCGCTGCCGAGCAGGCAACACACCGTAacggttgggtttgggtttgtgggtggtttttttttttttgttgttttttttttcccctcctctctaaTGAGCCAGAAGGCTAAAGATCCCCGGATATGCACAAAATGTTTatcccaacaccccccccccaccccccccaccccccggcatAAGCCATTCAACCCACGTCCCTCTCACCCACTCGAGGTGGAGGGCGAGGAGGCACTGCGGGCTCTCAGCATCCCACCCCGGGGGGGGTCACCATTAGCCCTTTAAACCCCCGAGGGACGGCTTTGGGGACC
This window encodes:
- the HMX3 gene encoding homeobox protein HMX3, which gives rise to MPETGQEPPNAPPPPAKESFYIKNLLNGGPPKASPKQPRALFAPSGKAAAAAAVDGAGFALSQVGDLAFPRFEIPAPRFALSAHCLERAQTWWYPYALTPAGAHLPRTEAAEKSLPRDSSPASGTDRDSPEPLLKAEGEQKELDSKPPPPDEIVLEESDSEETKKEGGAEDWKKREESPEKKPCRKKKTRTVFSRSQVFQLESTFDMKRYLSSSERAGLAASLHLTETQVKIWFQNRRNKWKRQLAAELEAANLSHAAAQRIVRVPILYHENSGAEGSAGGGGAPGPQSLLTFPHPVYYSHPVVTSVPLLRPV